The genomic interval ACACTTACTGTCCGCTTCGAACCGGAGCTTTCGTTGCGCTCAACCCCCGGCTAACCTCTTAAGATACTATGGAGTCGCTCTTCAGGGGCTCCTCGTGTGGCGCCAGATCCATGATGGTAGTGGGCGGTACAGGACTTGAACCTGTGTCCCCTACAATTCGCGGGATCTTGAGAGCATCGAGCAGCACGGCCACGTCGTCGGCGAGGTCTGCGTAGGTGAAGTCTCGCGGGACGTCCGCCGTGCGGCTGTGGCTCTTCATTTCGACGGCAATGACTTTCCGCGTCTTGGCCAGTTCGCCGATCCAGTTCGGCCCGTTCGGGGCGTCCCAGTTGTTGGTGATGGTCATGAACGCGCCGTGAAGCAGCGCCACCGGTTCGCCGCTCTTTCCGAATCCCGGCTTGTCGGGGCTGTGGACTTCGTAGTACATCTTGAGTCCATCGATCGGCGCGAGCGATCACGGCGCTGCCTACGTTGGGCGCTCAACTTCTTCGTGTGGCAGCACAGCGAGCACGCGAACGATGAAGTCGTGAAACTCCTCCATGAACTTGCGCAGAAAAGCTTCGGTCGATGGGTTCGCGACGTTGCCATCTGCGTCGATAAGGTCAGGCGCGAAGGTGATATAGGCTTCGGGCGAGTTCATCTGGGACCCGATGACGGCCGTCGGCTTCCGGGCGAACGAGTTCGCACCCCAGGGTCGGCTAGCCCAGTCGATCGCATTCTTCAGGCCGCCCGGAATGGAGCGGTTGTACTCCGGCGTCACGAACAGAATGGCGTGCGACCTGCTCACGGCATCCTTGAGCGACTTCGCCTCGAACGGAAAGTCGCTGTCGTAGTCGCTGCTGTACAGAGGGAGATCCTTGATCGGGATCTCCTCGAACTCCAGCCCTTCCGGGGCCAGTTTGATCAGCGCATTTGCAAGCTTCCGGTAATGGAAGTCGAGGCCAGGCTTCCCACGAAGCAGCCCACTTTATACGTCGCCATTGATTGTGTCCTTCCTCCAGTTCTTCCCGCGAAGGCTTAGTCACTGAGGCCGATCTGCTTAAGGAACGTAACAAGATCGTACATGAGGTTCTCCTCGACGATCTGGCCCTCGTGCCACTTGGCGACCGTATAGAAGTCAACGTCGAACGACTTGCCGGTCGGGGGAATCTCCGTTCCGTCGGCCAGCTTCATCGACCCTTTCATGGCGCCGCGCATTCGGGCAACCGAGCACGTCCAGTCGCCGGAGGCGAAAAAGACGCGGTAGGGCCGGTTGTCGAGGCGTTGGTCGGGAAAAGTGTGAAAGAAGTCGATCGCCTCTTGAGCGTGGTCCTCGATGCCGACCGTGGGCTCCGTCTTTCCGGGCCAGCGGACGATAACGTCGGGCTTGTGCCGTGCCCGGAAGACCTCCAAGTCCTGGGCGTTCCAGGCGTCGTCAAGCGTCTGCATGAGCTCCATGTTTCGTTCTTCTGTGGGTGTTGCCATTTGAATCTCCTTCAATCTTTGCACCGATAGGGGCGCCGATGGGGCCCGATCGGCCCGTCGGTCAGCAACCGCTTCCACTCGGTCCGATCGAAGAAGTCTGCCATGGCGCGTTTGTGATCATTGGTTCTGGAGACTCGCGGGCTTGCGCGGGCGAAAACACG from Armatimonadota bacterium carries:
- a CDS encoding ester cyclase, whose translation is MATPTEERNMELMQTLDDAWNAQDLEVFRARHKPDVIVRWPGKTEPTVGIEDHAQEAIDFFHTFPDQRLDNRPYRVFFASGDWTCSVARMRGAMKGSMKLADGTEIPPTGKSFDVDFYTVAKWHEGQIVEENLMYDLVTFLKQIGLSD